In Mustela lutreola isolate mMusLut2 chromosome 1, mMusLut2.pri, whole genome shotgun sequence, one genomic interval encodes:
- the HTR3B gene encoding 5-hydroxytryptamine receptor 3B isoform X2 — protein MDMPHPTNPALYRLTKHLLQKYHKAVRPVHDWTEATTVYLDVLVHAILDVDAQNQKLKTSIWYHEVWDDEFLSWNPSMFDEIREISLPLSDIWAPDIIIKELVDFEGSPNLLYVYVNSSGTIKNSKPIQVVSACSLETYAFPFDIQNCSLTFSSALHTVHDVNLAFLRSRGDMKHDKKEFLNDSEWELLSVSSSHNILQSYAGESAQIQFHVVIRRRPLVYVVSLLIPSIFLMLVDLGSFYLPPTCRARIVFKTSVLVGYTVFRVNMSDEMPRNALSTPLIGVFFAVCMAFLVISLFKSILLVRFLHDEWSTGQERPLLCLQGVTDADGPRTDPRAQLAGATEPPFCQEHQVQPGTMKEVWFQLRSISTYFQTWEQAEQQEVMWLALLQRFDRLLFQAYVVVLGLYAVTLCSLWALWASS, from the exons ATGGACATGCCTCATCCCACGAACCCTGCTCTGTATCGTCTCACCAAGCACCTACTACAGAAATATCACAAGGCAGTGAGGCCAGTTCACGACTGGACTGAGGCCACCACGGTGTATCTAGATGTGCTTGTCCACGCCATTTTGGATGTG GATGCACAGAACCAAAAATTGAAGACAAGTATATGGTACCACGAG GTTTGGGATGATGAGTTTTTATCCTGGAACCCCAGCATGTTTGATGAGATTAGAGAGATCTCTCTACCTCTGAGTGACATCTGGGCGCCTGACATCATCATCAAGGAGCT TGTGGACTTCGAAGGATCACCCAACCTTCTGTATGTCTATGTGAACTCATCTGGGACCATTAAGAACTCTAAGCCTATCCAGGTGGTCTCTGCGTGCAGTTTAGAAACCTACGCGTTTCCGTTTGACATCCAGAACTGCAGCCTGACCTTCAGTAGCGCCCTGCACACAG TGCACGACGTCAACCTGGCCTTCCTGAGGAGCAGAGGAGACATGAAGCATGACAAGAAGGAATTTTTGAACGACAGTGAGTGGgagcttctctctgtgtcctcatcgCACAACATCCTACAGAGCTATGCTGGAGAGTCTGCCCAGATTCAGTTTCAC GTAGTGATTCGCAGGCGCCCACTGGTCTATGTTGTGAGCCTGCTGATTCCCAGCATCTTCCTAATGCTCGTGGATCTGGGGAGCTTCTACCTACCACCCACGTGTCGTGCCAGGATTGTGTTCAAGACCAGCGTGCTGGTGGGCTACACCGTCTTCAGGGTCAACATGTCTGACGAGATGCCCAGGAACGCACTGAGCACCCCTCTGATTG GGGTCTTCTTCGCGGTCTGCATGGCCTTCCTGGTTATCAGCTTATTTAAGTCCATCCTGTTGGTCAGATTCCTCCATGACGAGTGGAGCACTGGGCAGGAACGGCCCCTCTTGTGCCTTCAAGGGGTCACTGATGCTGATGGGCCTAGGACAGATCCCAGAGCCCAGCTTGCTGGGGCAACAG AGCCCCCCTTCTGTCAAGAACACCAGGTCCAGCCAGGGACCATGAAGGAGGTCTGGTTCCAGCTGAGGTCCATCAGCACCTACTTCCAAACCTGGGAGCAGGCGGAGCAGCAGGAGGTTATGTGGCTGGCACTCCTGCAGCGTTTTGACCGACTGCTCTTTCAAGCCTACGTCGTCGTGCTGGGACTCTACGCCGTCACCCTGTGCTCCCTGTGGGCACTGTGGGCCAGCTCGTGA
- the HTR3B gene encoding 5-hydroxytryptamine receptor 3B isoform X1 — translation MTATAASLPGDPEAPLSLTETLAMDMPHPTNPALYRLTKHLLQKYHKAVRPVHDWTEATTVYLDVLVHAILDVDAQNQKLKTSIWYHEVWDDEFLSWNPSMFDEIREISLPLSDIWAPDIIIKELVDFEGSPNLLYVYVNSSGTIKNSKPIQVVSACSLETYAFPFDIQNCSLTFSSALHTVHDVNLAFLRSRGDMKHDKKEFLNDSEWELLSVSSSHNILQSYAGESAQIQFHVVIRRRPLVYVVSLLIPSIFLMLVDLGSFYLPPTCRARIVFKTSVLVGYTVFRVNMSDEMPRNALSTPLIGVFFAVCMAFLVISLFKSILLVRFLHDEWSTGQERPLLCLQGVTDADGPRTDPRAQLAGATEPPFCQEHQVQPGTMKEVWFQLRSISTYFQTWEQAEQQEVMWLALLQRFDRLLFQAYVVVLGLYAVTLCSLWALWASS, via the exons aaaccCTAGCCATGGACATGCCTCATCCCACGAACCCTGCTCTGTATCGTCTCACCAAGCACCTACTACAGAAATATCACAAGGCAGTGAGGCCAGTTCACGACTGGACTGAGGCCACCACGGTGTATCTAGATGTGCTTGTCCACGCCATTTTGGATGTG GATGCACAGAACCAAAAATTGAAGACAAGTATATGGTACCACGAG GTTTGGGATGATGAGTTTTTATCCTGGAACCCCAGCATGTTTGATGAGATTAGAGAGATCTCTCTACCTCTGAGTGACATCTGGGCGCCTGACATCATCATCAAGGAGCT TGTGGACTTCGAAGGATCACCCAACCTTCTGTATGTCTATGTGAACTCATCTGGGACCATTAAGAACTCTAAGCCTATCCAGGTGGTCTCTGCGTGCAGTTTAGAAACCTACGCGTTTCCGTTTGACATCCAGAACTGCAGCCTGACCTTCAGTAGCGCCCTGCACACAG TGCACGACGTCAACCTGGCCTTCCTGAGGAGCAGAGGAGACATGAAGCATGACAAGAAGGAATTTTTGAACGACAGTGAGTGGgagcttctctctgtgtcctcatcgCACAACATCCTACAGAGCTATGCTGGAGAGTCTGCCCAGATTCAGTTTCAC GTAGTGATTCGCAGGCGCCCACTGGTCTATGTTGTGAGCCTGCTGATTCCCAGCATCTTCCTAATGCTCGTGGATCTGGGGAGCTTCTACCTACCACCCACGTGTCGTGCCAGGATTGTGTTCAAGACCAGCGTGCTGGTGGGCTACACCGTCTTCAGGGTCAACATGTCTGACGAGATGCCCAGGAACGCACTGAGCACCCCTCTGATTG GGGTCTTCTTCGCGGTCTGCATGGCCTTCCTGGTTATCAGCTTATTTAAGTCCATCCTGTTGGTCAGATTCCTCCATGACGAGTGGAGCACTGGGCAGGAACGGCCCCTCTTGTGCCTTCAAGGGGTCACTGATGCTGATGGGCCTAGGACAGATCCCAGAGCCCAGCTTGCTGGGGCAACAG AGCCCCCCTTCTGTCAAGAACACCAGGTCCAGCCAGGGACCATGAAGGAGGTCTGGTTCCAGCTGAGGTCCATCAGCACCTACTTCCAAACCTGGGAGCAGGCGGAGCAGCAGGAGGTTATGTGGCTGGCACTCCTGCAGCGTTTTGACCGACTGCTCTTTCAAGCCTACGTCGTCGTGCTGGGACTCTACGCCGTCACCCTGTGCTCCCTGTGGGCACTGTGGGCCAGCTCGTGA
- the HTR3B gene encoding 5-hydroxytryptamine receptor 3B isoform X3 yields the protein MDYVCASRAPSELTFETLITESIFARVNYVMGNVILICTSSVDFEGSPNLLYVYVNSSGTIKNSKPIQVVSACSLETYAFPFDIQNCSLTFSSALHTVHDVNLAFLRSRGDMKHDKKEFLNDSEWELLSVSSSHNILQSYAGESAQIQFHVVIRRRPLVYVVSLLIPSIFLMLVDLGSFYLPPTCRARIVFKTSVLVGYTVFRVNMSDEMPRNALSTPLIGVFFAVCMAFLVISLFKSILLVRFLHDEWSTGQERPLLCLQGVTDADGPRTDPRAQLAGATEPPFCQEHQVQPGTMKEVWFQLRSISTYFQTWEQAEQQEVMWLALLQRFDRLLFQAYVVVLGLYAVTLCSLWALWASS from the exons ATGGATTATGTCTGTGCTTCAAGAGCACCAAGTGAATTAACTTTTGAGACTCTGATTACTGAGTCCATCTTTGCCAGGGTGAATTATGTCATGGGAAATGTGATTCTTATTTGCACTTCTAG TGTGGACTTCGAAGGATCACCCAACCTTCTGTATGTCTATGTGAACTCATCTGGGACCATTAAGAACTCTAAGCCTATCCAGGTGGTCTCTGCGTGCAGTTTAGAAACCTACGCGTTTCCGTTTGACATCCAGAACTGCAGCCTGACCTTCAGTAGCGCCCTGCACACAG TGCACGACGTCAACCTGGCCTTCCTGAGGAGCAGAGGAGACATGAAGCATGACAAGAAGGAATTTTTGAACGACAGTGAGTGGgagcttctctctgtgtcctcatcgCACAACATCCTACAGAGCTATGCTGGAGAGTCTGCCCAGATTCAGTTTCAC GTAGTGATTCGCAGGCGCCCACTGGTCTATGTTGTGAGCCTGCTGATTCCCAGCATCTTCCTAATGCTCGTGGATCTGGGGAGCTTCTACCTACCACCCACGTGTCGTGCCAGGATTGTGTTCAAGACCAGCGTGCTGGTGGGCTACACCGTCTTCAGGGTCAACATGTCTGACGAGATGCCCAGGAACGCACTGAGCACCCCTCTGATTG GGGTCTTCTTCGCGGTCTGCATGGCCTTCCTGGTTATCAGCTTATTTAAGTCCATCCTGTTGGTCAGATTCCTCCATGACGAGTGGAGCACTGGGCAGGAACGGCCCCTCTTGTGCCTTCAAGGGGTCACTGATGCTGATGGGCCTAGGACAGATCCCAGAGCCCAGCTTGCTGGGGCAACAG AGCCCCCCTTCTGTCAAGAACACCAGGTCCAGCCAGGGACCATGAAGGAGGTCTGGTTCCAGCTGAGGTCCATCAGCACCTACTTCCAAACCTGGGAGCAGGCGGAGCAGCAGGAGGTTATGTGGCTGGCACTCCTGCAGCGTTTTGACCGACTGCTCTTTCAAGCCTACGTCGTCGTGCTGGGACTCTACGCCGTCACCCTGTGCTCCCTGTGGGCACTGTGGGCCAGCTCGTGA